The Rhodococcus antarcticus DNA segment ACGAGGGCCTGCGCGACTTCCGCCTGCGCGCCCCCGACGCCCTGCGCGAGCGGCTCGGTGCGGAGTTCGCGGCCTTCCTCGACACCCACACCACCACCCGCGGCGTGGACACCTCGGACAAGGACCCCGAGGGCTACGTCCGGGACGTCGAGCGGGAGCTCGCTCTGTCCGGCTCGGAGCGGGAGCTCGACCACCCCGCGAGCGGGGCCACCGGCGGCGGTTCGTCGCTGGGCATCGGAAGCCTGAAGGGACGCTGACCCGTGACGAACGCCGACGACCACCTGCTGAGGAAGCACGCGCCCATCCCCACCCGGGCGTGGAAGGAGATCGACGACGAGGCCCGCGACCGGCTCACCCCGCTGCTGGCCGCGCGCACGGTCGTCGACTGGGTCGGTGAGGGCGGCTGGCGCCGTGACTCCGCCGGTCTCGGCCGCACCAGCGCGATCACGGCCCTGCCCGCCGGGATCACCCACGCCGAGGCCACCGCCCCCGGCGTGGAGCTGCGCCAGCGCCGCGTGCAGCCGCTGGTCGAGGTGCGGGTCCCGTTCACGGTGAGCCGCCGCGAGATCGACGACGTCCAGCGCGGCGCTCTCGACGCCGATCTCGACGACGTCGAGCGGGCCGCCTCGGCCATCGCCGAGATCGAGAACCGAGCGGTGTTCCACGGCTGGGAGGCCGCCGGCATCACGGGCATCACCGGGGCCGCCGCCGCACCCGCCACCGAGCTGGGCACGGACTGCGCCGCCTACCCCGCGACCGTGGCCCGCGCGGTGGACAACCTGCGCCGCCGCGGGATCGAGGGTCCCTACGCGCTGGCCATCGGTCCCGAGGGCTACACCCGCATCGTCGAGACCACCGAGCACGGCGGCTTCCCGCTGCTGGAGCACCTCACCCGCATCCTCGGCGGGCCGGTGGTCTGGGCCCCGGGCGTGGACGGTGCGGTGGTGCTGAGCCAGCGCGGCGGGGACTTCCTGCTCGACGTGGGCCAGGACCTCTCCGTCGGCTACTCCCACCACGACGCGGACGTCGTGCACCTGTACCTGGAGGAGAGCTTCACCTTCCGGGTGGTCGGCGACGACGCCGCGGTCGTCCTCGGCTGAGCGCGGCCTCGGCCGGGCTGGACGGGCTGGACGGGCACCGTGGTCCTGGGGCCGCCCGACGACGGTGCCGGCGGTGACCGGCGTCCTCGTACGCCGTTCCCGGTGCGGCACCCACGGCTGCCCTCGACCCTCAGCCCGGGTGCACCACCACTTCGGCCGCCTTCACCGCGAACCACGCTCGCGCCCCGGGGACCAGCTCGAGCTCGGCCGCCGCACCGACGGTGACGTCGGCCATCAGTCCGGCCCCGTCGCCGGACTCCACCGCACGCACCCGCACCTGCTCCCCGCGGGGCTCCACCGAGGCCACCACCACCTCGACGGCGTTGCGGGGGCTGCCGTCGGGCCGCGACGGGTGCACGGCCACCGCGGACGGGCTGAACACGGCCACGGCCCGCTCCCCCGCCACGCACGCGGGGTCGACCGTCCCCGACACGAGCACGCCGTCCGTCGTCCGCAGACCGTGCTCCACCGCCGTCCCGGCCACCAGGTTGAGCCCGGCCACCCGCGCGGCGAACGCGCTGCGGGGGCGGGAGAGGACGTCGCGGGTGGGGCCGGACTCCACCACCCGACCGGACTCCAGCACCACCACCCGGTCGGCCAGCACCAGGGCGTCCAGCACGTCGTGGGTGACGAGCAGCGCAGAGCGCCCCTGCGTGCGCAGCACCGTCCGCAGCAGCTGGCGCAGGGCCGGGGCCGCGGCGACGTCGAGGGCCTCCATCGGCTCGTCGAGCAGCAGCAGCCGCGGCTCGGCGGCCAGCGCGCGGGCCACCGCCACCCGCTGGGCCTGCCCACCCGAGAGCTCGGAGGGCTTCCGGGCCCCGAGCCCGTCGGCGCCCACCGCGTCGAGCCACCGCACCGCCTCGGCCCGGGCCGCACCCCTGCCGCGGCCCCTGGCCCTCGGCCCGAAGGCGACGTTGTCGGCCGCCGACAGGTGCGGGAACAGCAGCGCCTGCTGGGCGAGCAGCACCACGCCCCGGCGGTGCGGCGGCACGTGGGTGCCCGCGTCGGTGTCGAGCAGCACGTCCTCGTCGAGGGTGATGCGACCGGCGTCGGGCTGCAGCAGCCCCGCCACCAGCGACAGCAGCGTCGACTTGCCCGAGCCGTTGGGTCCGAGCAGCGCGACCACCTCGCCCGGCGCCACGTGCAGCTCCACGTCGAGGTCGCGCTGGGCCAGGGCGGCCCGCAGGTGCAGCCCGCTCACCGCGCGGCCTCCCGACCGCGCGCCAGGACCACGACGACCACGGCCACCACCACCAGCACGAGCGAGAGGGCCACGGCCGCGTCGGGATCGGTCTCTCGCTGCAGGTAGATCTCCAGCGGCAAGGTTCGGGTGACCCCCTGGTAGCTGCCCGCGAAGGTCAGGGTCGCGCCGAACTCGCCCAGGGCCCGGGCGAAGGCCAGCACGGCGCCGGAGAACAGGCCCGGCAGCACCATGGGCAGGGTCACCCGCCACAGCACCGTGGACGGCCGGGCCCCGAGGGTGGCGGCCACCGCCTCGTAGCGCTGTCCGGCCGTGCGCACCGCCCCCTCCAGGCTCACCACCAGGAACGGCAGCGAGACGAAGGTCTGCGCCAGCACCACGGCCGTCGTGGAGAACGCGACCTGGATGCCGAGCGCGTCCAGGTGCTGGCCGAGCAGCCCGCGCCGGCCGAAGGTGTAGAGCAGCGCGATGCCGCCCACCACGGGCGGCAGCACCAGCGGCAGCAGCACCAGCGAGCG contains these protein-coding regions:
- a CDS encoding sulfate/molybdate ABC transporter ATP-binding protein, translated to MSGLHLRAALAQRDLDVELHVAPGEVVALLGPNGSGKSTLLSLVAGLLQPDAGRITLDEDVLLDTDAGTHVPPHRRGVVLLAQQALLFPHLSAADNVAFGPRARGRGRGAARAEAVRWLDAVGADGLGARKPSELSGGQAQRVAVARALAAEPRLLLLDEPMEALDVAAAPALRQLLRTVLRTQGRSALLVTHDVLDALVLADRVVVLESGRVVESGPTRDVLSRPRSAFAARVAGLNLVAGTAVEHGLRTTDGVLVSGTVDPACVAGERAVAVFSPSAVAVHPSRPDGSPRNAVEVVVASVEPRGEQVRVRAVESGDGAGLMADVTVGAAAELELVPGARAWFAVKAAEVVVHPG
- a CDS encoding ABC transporter permease, which translates into the protein MRRTRPRRRAAAYSALPRWLFVPAAAGALLVLLPLSAMVGRVQWGSFLSLVTSESSRAALELSLRTSATSTVLCVLMGVPMALVLARTTFRGQRLLRSLVLLPLVLPPVVGGIALLYTFGRRGLLGQHLDALGIQVAFSTTAVVLAQTFVSLPFLVVSLEGAVRTAGQRYEAVAATLGARPSTVLWRVTLPMVLPGLFSGAVLAFARALGEFGATLTFAGSYQGVTRTLPLEIYLQRETDPDAAVALSLVLVVVAVVVVVLARGREAAR
- a CDS encoding family 1 encapsulin nanocompartment shell protein — encoded protein: MTNADDHLLRKHAPIPTRAWKEIDDEARDRLTPLLAARTVVDWVGEGGWRRDSAGLGRTSAITALPAGITHAEATAPGVELRQRRVQPLVEVRVPFTVSRREIDDVQRGALDADLDDVERAASAIAEIENRAVFHGWEAAGITGITGAAAAPATELGTDCAAYPATVARAVDNLRRRGIEGPYALAIGPEGYTRIVETTEHGGFPLLEHLTRILGGPVVWAPGVDGAVVLSQRGGDFLLDVGQDLSVGYSHHDADVVHLYLEESFTFRVVGDDAAVVLG